One region of Macadamia integrifolia cultivar HAES 741 chromosome 11, SCU_Mint_v3, whole genome shotgun sequence genomic DNA includes:
- the LOC122093408 gene encoding E3 ubiquitin-protein ligase DA2-like has product MGNKLGRRRQVVDEKYTKPQGLYQHRDVDHKKLRKLILDSKLAPCYPGDEECTSDLEECPICFLYYPSLNRSRCCMKGICTECFLQMKPPHSTRPTQCPFCKTSSYAVEYRGMRSKEEKGMEQVEEQRVIEAKIRKRRQELQEEEERMQRRQEMGSSSRVMAQADVECQGVSVQPFLFPVEGDGIMSPQDSCTVPTIMQSSRPRHNGYMTHTLWMTVFCQFLIR; this is encoded by the exons ATGGGGAATAAGTTGGGTAGGAGGCGGCAGGTGGTTGACGAGAAGTATACGAAGCCGCAGGGGCTGTATCAGCACAGAGATGTTGATCATAAGAAGCTGAGGAAGCTCATTCTTGACTCCAAGCTGGCTCCCTGTTACCCTGGGGATGAAGAGTGCACATCCGATCTTGAAGAATGCCCAATCTGCTTTTTG TATTACCCGAGTCTCAATCGATCGAGGTGCTGCATGAAAGGCATTTGTACAG AATGTTTTCTGCAGATGAAGCCTCCTCATTCTACTCGTCCAACACA ATGTCCCTTTTGCAAGACCTCTAGTTATGCTGTGGAGTATCGTGGCATGAggtcaaaagaagaaaagggcaTGGAGCAAGTT GAAGAGCAGCGGGTTATTGAAGCAAAAATAAGGAAGCGGCGACAGGAGCTtcaggaggaagaagagagaatgcaGAGAAGACAAGAGATGGGTTCTTCTAGCAGGGTTATGGCACAAGCAGACGTTGAATGTCAGGGTGTATCGG TGCAACCATTTCTTTTTCCTGTGGAAGGTGATGGGATCATGTCTCCTCAGGATTCGTGCACTGTGCCTACAATCATGCAATCTTCACGTCCCAGACACAATGGGTATATGACTCACACTCTGTGGATGACTGTTTTCTGTCAATTTCTTATTCGGTAA